In the genome of Candidatus Woesearchaeota archaeon, one region contains:
- a CDS encoding formate--phosphoribosylaminoimidazolecarboxamide ligase family protein, protein MIQRQQIKEILKGYNSSAITIGVLGGHSALDVCRGAKDLGFKTLAVCQRGREKTYASYYKTRREKGIVDEIILVDHFRDITKPAVQEKLRKLNTVFIHNRYFWVYCNFQDIENTFLVPIYGTRTLLKLEERDVPKNQYYLLEKSGIRYPKLFAQVKDIDRLVIVKVAEAQRGYERSFFFAHTPEEYEQRAKELLAKGQITQDGLAKAVIEEYIVGVQVNFNFFYTTLHDELELMGIDTRRQTNLDGLIRLPAPEQLEVLKHLTPKYIEAGHIACTIKESLLEQAFIVGEKFIKTCKKEHPPGIIGPFALQACITAGPPKEEIVVFDVSLRIPGSPGTMFTPYTQYLYGQSLSYGKRIAMEIKEARDTGKLLDVLT, encoded by the coding sequence ATGATACAACGGCAACAGATTAAGGAAATCCTCAAAGGATACAACTCCAGTGCTATTACTATTGGTGTTCTTGGTGGTCATAGTGCCCTTGATGTCTGCAGAGGTGCAAAAGATCTTGGGTTTAAAACCCTCGCTGTCTGTCAACGAGGCAGAGAAAAAACCTATGCTTCTTATTACAAGACGCGTCGTGAAAAGGGCATTGTTGATGAGATTATTCTCGTAGACCATTTCAGAGATATTACCAAGCCAGCAGTTCAGGAAAAGTTACGAAAGCTTAACACGGTCTTTATCCACAACCGTTATTTCTGGGTCTACTGCAATTTCCAGGATATTGAGAATACGTTCCTTGTTCCTATTTATGGCACACGAACACTCTTAAAACTTGAAGAACGGGATGTTCCTAAAAATCAGTACTATCTCCTTGAAAAGTCAGGAATAAGATACCCAAAACTGTTTGCCCAGGTAAAGGACATTGACCGTCTTGTTATCGTCAAGGTTGCTGAAGCGCAGCGTGGCTATGAACGTTCTTTCTTTTTCGCCCATACACCAGAAGAATATGAACAGCGAGCAAAAGAGCTCCTCGCAAAAGGACAGATTACGCAAGATGGTCTTGCAAAAGCAGTCATTGAAGAATATATTGTCGGAGTGCAGGTAAACTTCAATTTCTTTTATACAACACTTCACGATGAATTAGAGCTTATGGGGATTGATACCAGAAGGCAGACAAACCTCGATGGATTGATCCGCTTACCTGCTCCTGAACAACTCGAGGTGTTGAAGCACCTCACGCCCAAATACATTGAGGCAGGCCATATTGCCTGTACCATTAAAGAATCCCTTTTGGAACAGGCTTTTATAGTAGGAGAAAAATTCATTAAGACCTGTAAAAAAGAACATCCGCCAGGGATTATCGGGCCTTTTGCTCTCCAGGCATGTATTACAGCAGGTCCACCCAAAGAAGAGATTGTTGTCTTTGACGTTAGTTTGAGAATCCCCGGAAGTCCTGGAACGATGTTTACACCTTATACGCAGTATTTGTACGGACAATCCCTGAGTTATGGAAAACGGATTGCCATGGAGATAAAGGAAGCAAGAGACACAGGAAAATTACTGGATGTCTTAACCTAG
- a CDS encoding isoleucine--tRNA ligase — MVQQMSNYDFKAVEESVLLFWKTNNTYAKAKAKNKGKKPFYFLDGPPYTSGKVHIGTAWNKSLKDTVLRYKRMQGFDVWDRAGYDMHGLPVEHATEKKLNIHGKEAIRAFGVTKFIGECKKLCIENMEAMNQDFERLGVWMDFTNAYQSITPSFIDGEWWLIKRAHETGRLYEGERAMTWCASCATALAKHELEYKDITDDSIYLKFKIAGTENEYLLIWTTTPWTIPLNLAVVVHPQFDYVKCKVGNEIWIVAKELAERVIKTTIGKDYAVVEELKGKDLEGIAYLPPFADQFPEINEARKEQHKIFTVLLSDEYVNLDDGTGLVHFAPGCGDADYELCVRQGIQPFNVIDEHGVYPKDHPLFGGLVAKKDDKNFIALLEENGALLACTKCNHSYAHCWRCKKPIVYKTTRQWFFKVEDLKKQMILENKTIRWVPEAAFNAFESWLQNLRDNSISKQRFWGTPLPIWRNENDPNDYLVVGSKAELESLAGVTIDDLHISTVDQITIQKNGKTYRRIPDILDVWVDAGTVSWNCLDYPHQAENLENLFPADFILEGKDQIRGWFNLLMVASMIAFGKPSFTHVYMHGFVQDAQGRKMSKSLGNYILPQEVIDKYGADTFRYYTMGGANPGIDLNYNFEDMQFKHRNLLVLWNLQRFIIDLSMQTGTNPAPLVIAEENLSFAEQYILSRMNSAIKNTTEKYDNYFLNEVPGEVENLYLDLSRIYIQLIREKSATGSPEEKKAVLWTCYTVFLTVLKLMAAVTPFITEQIYQQLRERYHLNEESIHLLEWPVVMKEQHQPELEEHMNVVQGIVTTGLHMREKMGMNVRWPLKEVIIETRETKASTAIEALREIIMTQLNVKAITVEELPPFVTLKVRVNYKAIASGFGDKTPMILAKLVGESEKALRDTVLTKGQYAVRLDNERITLMQEHFIVERTYPDTHDGQEWTHGFIYLNKERTQELDAEGYAREVMRRVQNLRKTAGLEKKDRIQLVIVLPQELQSLLKSWEDPIAEKVGASSLKLVESIEGTESSFSKTENMTIKGKAITIAFSQEQV; from the coding sequence ATGGTTCAGCAAATGAGTAACTACGATTTCAAAGCAGTAGAAGAATCCGTGCTTTTGTTTTGGAAAACAAATAACACCTATGCAAAGGCTAAGGCAAAGAACAAAGGGAAAAAGCCATTCTATTTCTTAGATGGACCTCCCTACACTTCAGGAAAAGTGCATATTGGAACTGCATGGAATAAGAGCCTAAAGGATACCGTGCTTCGTTATAAACGGATGCAGGGATTTGATGTTTGGGATCGAGCAGGTTATGATATGCATGGCCTTCCTGTGGAGCATGCTACCGAAAAGAAGCTCAATATCCATGGTAAGGAAGCGATTCGTGCTTTTGGCGTAACCAAGTTCATTGGAGAGTGCAAAAAACTCTGTATTGAGAACATGGAAGCAATGAACCAAGACTTTGAACGGCTCGGGGTGTGGATGGACTTTACAAATGCGTACCAATCAATTACTCCCTCATTTATCGACGGAGAATGGTGGCTGATTAAACGTGCGCATGAGACCGGAAGACTGTATGAAGGAGAACGAGCCATGACCTGGTGTGCTTCATGTGCCACGGCACTGGCAAAGCATGAGCTTGAGTACAAGGACATTACCGATGATTCTATTTATCTCAAATTTAAAATAGCGGGAACCGAAAATGAGTACCTTCTTATCTGGACAACAACACCATGGACTATTCCGTTAAACCTTGCGGTTGTTGTTCATCCTCAGTTTGATTATGTCAAATGTAAGGTCGGAAATGAAATCTGGATCGTTGCAAAAGAGCTCGCTGAGCGAGTGATAAAAACGACCATAGGAAAGGATTATGCTGTTGTTGAAGAGCTCAAAGGAAAAGATCTTGAAGGCATTGCTTATCTCCCTCCTTTTGCGGATCAGTTTCCTGAGATCAACGAAGCACGAAAAGAGCAACATAAAATATTTACGGTCCTCCTCTCTGATGAGTATGTAAACCTCGATGATGGTACCGGACTGGTACACTTTGCACCGGGTTGTGGAGATGCTGACTATGAGCTCTGTGTTCGGCAAGGTATCCAGCCCTTTAATGTGATTGATGAACATGGCGTCTATCCTAAGGACCATCCCCTCTTTGGAGGCTTGGTTGCAAAAAAAGACGACAAGAACTTTATTGCATTGTTAGAAGAAAATGGTGCATTATTAGCCTGCACCAAATGTAATCACAGTTATGCTCATTGCTGGCGTTGTAAAAAGCCTATTGTCTACAAGACAACAAGGCAGTGGTTCTTTAAGGTTGAGGACCTGAAAAAGCAGATGATCCTTGAGAATAAAACTATCCGCTGGGTTCCTGAGGCGGCCTTTAATGCCTTTGAATCCTGGCTTCAGAATTTACGTGACAATTCTATTTCAAAGCAACGTTTCTGGGGAACACCATTACCTATCTGGAGAAACGAAAATGATCCTAATGATTATCTGGTTGTTGGATCAAAAGCAGAGCTTGAATCATTGGCTGGAGTAACTATTGATGACCTCCATATTTCTACGGTAGATCAAATAACCATCCAAAAAAATGGTAAAACCTATCGAAGGATTCCTGATATTTTGGACGTATGGGTTGATGCAGGAACTGTTTCATGGAATTGTTTAGATTATCCTCACCAAGCAGAAAACCTTGAAAACCTCTTTCCTGCTGATTTTATTCTTGAAGGAAAAGATCAAATTAGAGGATGGTTTAATCTGCTCATGGTAGCCTCGATGATTGCCTTTGGCAAGCCTTCCTTTACCCATGTCTATATGCATGGGTTTGTCCAAGATGCACAGGGAAGAAAGATGTCAAAGTCATTGGGCAACTACATCCTTCCTCAGGAAGTTATCGATAAGTATGGTGCTGATACCTTCCGTTATTATACAATGGGAGGAGCAAATCCAGGTATTGATCTGAACTATAATTTTGAGGATATGCAATTTAAGCACAGAAATCTTTTGGTTCTTTGGAATCTCCAACGGTTTATCATTGATCTGAGCATGCAGACAGGAACAAATCCTGCACCGCTTGTTATTGCAGAGGAAAATCTTTCTTTTGCTGAACAGTACATTCTCTCACGGATGAATAGCGCCATCAAAAACACGACAGAAAAATACGATAACTATTTCCTCAATGAAGTTCCTGGAGAAGTGGAAAACCTTTACCTTGACCTAAGCAGAATCTACATCCAGTTAATCCGCGAAAAGAGTGCTACTGGTTCTCCTGAAGAGAAAAAAGCTGTTCTCTGGACCTGTTATACCGTATTTTTAACCGTTCTCAAGCTTATGGCTGCAGTAACTCCTTTTATCACCGAACAAATCTATCAACAGTTGAGAGAGCGATATCACCTTAATGAAGAAAGTATCCATCTGCTTGAGTGGCCTGTAGTTATGAAAGAACAACACCAGCCAGAACTCGAGGAACACATGAATGTGGTCCAGGGCATTGTTACTACAGGATTGCATATGCGCGAGAAAATGGGCATGAATGTACGATGGCCTTTGAAAGAAGTGATTATTGAAACCAGAGAGACAAAAGCATCAACTGCTATAGAAGCACTTCGAGAAATAATCATGACACAGCTCAATGTAAAGGCCATTACCGTCGAAGAATTACCTCCCTTTGTTACCTTAAAAGTGAGGGTCAATTATAAGGCCATAGCATCAGGGTTTGGTGATAAAACTCCCATGATTCTTGCGAAACTCGTAGGAGAAAGTGAAAAGGCTTTACGCGACACCGTACTTACCAAAGGACAATATGCAGTTCGGCTTGACAATGAACGAATAACATTGATGCAAGAACACTTTATTGTTGAACGGACCTACCCTGATACGCATGATGGACAGGAATGGACGCATGGTTTTATCTATCTGAATAAAGAACGGACTCAAGAGCTAGATGCAGAAGGGTATGCACGTGAAGTTATGCGACGGGTTCAGAATCTACGGAAAACAGCAGGCCTCGAAAAAAAAGATCGTATTCAGCTCGTCATTGTTCTGCCACAGGAGCTTCAATCGTTGCTGAAATCTTGGGAGGATCCTATTGCTGAGAAGGTAGGTGCATCGTCACTAAAACTCGTGGAGAGTATTGAGGGTACAGAGAGTAGCTTTTCCAAAACAGAAAATATGACCATCAAAGGAAAAGCAATAACTATTGCATTCTCGCAAGAACAAGTATAA
- a CDS encoding asparagine synthase has translation MVGVSSGIRNLEGFAQNDIFNSYRGNTDHLNEKLRQALINDLRLDATEQVVHVALSGGIDSSLVAGILGIELGKDIWAYTVCDYESPDMGYARLMVDFLRERGVKVHWTAKPLSREEQKIDYALLEEQLGIDPKTVRGSRTCWQILYGWLNRLISPHEGFKIVTGDAADTLMGSHTVQKPTNVNEHPHYLLVEPTEDRERDLIAAMRLGDRKAALQYYRLVERTGLFVQEERYSRYFSFEPCSPFFSREVMLVSLEYGLDDLVDDTEIKKPLKYISRTYGYVPPEIIQRPKYGLALSVMPQWAR, from the coding sequence GTGGTAGGAGTCTCATCGGGAATAAGAAATTTGGAAGGTTTTGCACAGAATGATATATTCAATTCTTACAGGGGAAACACAGATCACCTTAATGAGAAACTTAGACAAGCTCTCATAAATGATTTGAGACTCGACGCTACAGAACAAGTCGTTCATGTAGCATTAAGTGGAGGGATTGATTCCTCGCTTGTAGCAGGAATCCTAGGCATAGAATTAGGCAAAGATATATGGGCCTACACTGTATGCGATTATGAATCACCTGATATGGGTTATGCAAGACTAATGGTCGATTTCTTGAGAGAAAGGGGTGTGAAAGTCCATTGGACTGCAAAGCCATTGAGTCGTGAGGAACAGAAGATTGATTATGCATTGTTAGAAGAACAGTTAGGCATTGACCCAAAAACAGTCAGGGGTAGTAGAACCTGCTGGCAAATACTCTATGGCTGGTTAAACAGACTCATTTCTCCCCATGAAGGATTTAAGATAGTAACGGGTGATGCAGCAGATACTCTCATGGGATCTCATACTGTTCAGAAACCAACAAACGTAAATGAGCACCCTCATTATTTATTAGTTGAACCAACTGAAGACCGAGAAAGAGATTTGATAGCAGCTATGAGATTAGGGGACAGAAAAGCTGCACTTCAATACTACAGATTAGTTGAAAGGACAGGTTTATTTGTTCAAGAGGAGAGGTATTCGAGATATTTTAGTTTTGAACCATGTAGTCCATTCTTCAGTAGAGAGGTGATGCTCGTTTCATTAGAATACGGCTTAGATGATCTGGTTGATGATACGGAAATAAAGAAACCGTTAAAATATATTTCTCGGACATACGGATATGTACCTCCTGAGATAATTCAACGCCCTAAATATGGTCTTGCTCTTTCAGTTATGCCTCAATGGGCGAGATGA
- a CDS encoding thiolase family protein: protein MSEREVVVVGAARTPIGKHGGYYRHISAQELAILAGTEALIRTGIAPREWQGSIDKVIVGLQIYPDPDFQQIYTVNVAHGLRVPDAPSYGVQKICGTGFQAIVAAYKDILLGDQAAIAVAGENMTRAPLTNLANRTVQDVWTFEHPSVPNATKERFPARIVSTGSGDAIWLSLEHLAFDTRMSQTANLVGQEAGLTREQTEAYALESHRRAGYAQERQWNRHEPSLDRFDLAAYLAGIAPVDYTDREGNHLVVWRDEGVNTTLTKAMLAAQRTLPGMKLFTPGTSSQISDAGAAMVLMERNYADSLGLSYAYKIAGYAEGTCDPKRMGLAPVSTFRALLDKSGCSMEQIDLVYINEAFAPQVMAVQRLLQIPDNKLNPNGGAIAMGHPLAATGLCLSVDAVYEGLRQNAERMLTTACIGGGQATAILYERVAGRGG from the coding sequence ATGAGTGAGAGGGAAGTGGTTGTTGTTGGCGCTGCACGCACGCCCATTGGAAAACATGGTGGTTACTATCGACATATTTCTGCACAAGAGCTAGCCATCCTTGCTGGCACTGAAGCACTCATTCGAACAGGCATAGCTCCTCGAGAATGGCAAGGTAGTATTGATAAGGTTATTGTGGGACTGCAGATTTATCCAGATCCTGATTTTCAGCAGATCTACACGGTTAATGTTGCGCACGGATTAAGAGTTCCTGATGCTCCATCGTATGGCGTCCAAAAAATCTGTGGCACTGGATTTCAGGCAATTGTTGCTGCGTATAAAGATATTCTTCTTGGAGATCAGGCAGCTATTGCAGTTGCCGGAGAGAATATGACCCGAGCTCCATTGACGAATTTAGCAAATCGAACCGTTCAGGATGTGTGGACTTTTGAACATCCAAGTGTTCCGAATGCAACAAAGGAACGATTTCCTGCACGCATCGTGAGTACCGGCTCTGGAGATGCTATCTGGTTAAGTTTAGAACATCTTGCGTTTGATACGCGGATGTCACAAACAGCAAATTTAGTCGGGCAAGAAGCAGGGCTTACCCGAGAGCAAACTGAAGCATATGCGCTTGAAAGTCATAGACGTGCTGGTTATGCACAAGAGCGTCAATGGAACCGTCATGAGCCTTCGCTGGATAGATTTGACCTTGCTGCTTATCTTGCAGGGATCGCACCTGTTGATTATACTGATCGTGAAGGGAATCATCTTGTTGTCTGGCGGGATGAGGGTGTGAATACAACACTTACCAAAGCCATGCTTGCTGCACAACGAACCCTTCCGGGAATGAAGCTCTTTACTCCAGGAACATCCTCACAAATCAGTGATGCTGGTGCAGCTATGGTCCTTATGGAAAGAAACTATGCAGACAGCTTAGGACTTTCCTATGCCTATAAGATTGCTGGTTATGCTGAAGGAACCTGTGACCCAAAAAGAATGGGTCTTGCTCCAGTTTCAACTTTCCGAGCGCTCCTTGATAAAAGCGGGTGTAGCATGGAGCAGATTGATCTTGTGTACATCAATGAAGCCTTTGCTCCCCAGGTCATGGCAGTACAACGATTACTTCAGATACCTGATAACAAACTAAATCCGAATGGTGGAGCAATTGCCATGGGCCATCCCCTGGCAGCAACCGGACTTTGTCTCTCGGTCGATGCAGTTTATGAAGGTTTGCGGCAAAACGCTGAGAGAATGCTAACAACAGCTTGTATTGGTGGGGGTCAGGCAACAGCAATTTTATATGAACGAGTTGCTGGGAGAGGTGGGTAA
- a CDS encoding methyltransferase: MNVYEPAEDTFLLATYVKQFAHGNVLDMGTGSGYLAEIAAKTTESVLAVDKDAAVLSYAKKTIKAKNITNITFLCSDLFEQLQPQQFDVIIFNPPYLPEDPENSVANHPALCGGKHGYETIQRFLKQAKFFLKPTGIILLLFSSLTTKEDVDRILQKQGYHVEELAQQRLFFEVLYVYKLSMHQLKKAKKKT, encoded by the coding sequence ATGAATGTCTATGAACCCGCTGAAGATACTTTTCTTCTAGCAACGTATGTTAAACAATTTGCCCACGGAAATGTTTTGGATATGGGTACTGGTTCTGGCTATCTTGCCGAAATAGCAGCAAAAACCACAGAAAGCGTACTTGCCGTAGATAAGGATGCTGCGGTACTTTCGTATGCAAAAAAAACAATCAAGGCAAAGAATATAACCAATATTACATTCCTCTGTTCAGATTTGTTTGAACAACTACAACCACAACAATTTGATGTTATTATCTTTAATCCTCCCTACCTGCCTGAAGACCCTGAAAACAGCGTAGCTAATCATCCTGCACTCTGTGGCGGAAAACACGGATATGAAACCATTCAACGATTTCTCAAACAAGCAAAATTCTTTCTCAAACCAACAGGAATTATTCTTTTACTTTTTAGTTCACTGACAACCAAAGAAGATGTCGATCGAATTTTGCAAAAACAAGGATATCATGTAGAAGAATTAGCACAGCAACGATTATTCTTTGAAGTGCTGTATGTGTATAAACTGAGCATGCACCAATTAAAAAAGGCAAAAAAGAAAACATAA
- a CDS encoding histone family protein codes for MSKRLIPLAAMEKILKNIGAERVSDNAKLALKNVVEDIAEEIATNAVKLAVHAGRKTVKAGDIKLAAK; via the coding sequence ATGTCAAAACGCCTTATTCCATTGGCAGCGATGGAGAAAATCTTAAAAAACATCGGTGCAGAACGTGTTTCTGATAATGCAAAACTGGCCTTAAAGAATGTTGTTGAGGACATTGCAGAAGAGATTGCAACAAATGCCGTGAAGTTGGCAGTCCACGCAGGCAGAAAAACGGTAAAGGCTGGCGATATTAAACTCGCTGCAAAGTAG
- a CDS encoding patatin-like phospholipase family protein produces MKLGLALGGGCVKGVAHIGVLKVLEREHIPIHAIAGTSIGAFIGALYASGLTAEEIEQIILSTHIQELIDFTIPKKGFITGNKIEKYLTTVTKGKNFADLQIPLAIIATELQTGKKVVFTKGNVAHAIRASMSIPGVFTPVKHNDMLLVDGAFVDPVPVEVVRELGATVVIAVDVSQPAAEINLPSKKTNEENSLILSLKKNFVDTERGYLKEFFKAKKYPFPGIMYRIIDFIFDRLLTTPKIVKVLCNQQTPEIVMVMTNSMDILANQLAQEKLKTSKVEVLIHPKLEGVAWIEFDRSTYIIKQGERAAEEQLPKIIALLKNKKAKRF; encoded by the coding sequence ATGAAACTAGGTCTTGCTCTCGGTGGAGGTTGTGTCAAAGGGGTTGCCCATATTGGGGTACTTAAAGTTCTTGAACGAGAACATATCCCTATTCATGCTATTGCAGGTACCAGTATTGGCGCATTCATTGGAGCTCTGTATGCTTCCGGTCTTACTGCAGAGGAGATTGAACAGATTATTCTATCAACCCATATTCAGGAATTGATCGATTTTACCATTCCGAAAAAAGGGTTTATTACAGGAAATAAGATTGAAAAGTATCTCACGACGGTAACCAAAGGAAAGAATTTTGCAGATCTGCAAATTCCTTTAGCAATCATTGCAACAGAACTACAGACAGGAAAAAAAGTAGTTTTCACTAAAGGAAATGTAGCTCATGCGATACGTGCCAGTATGAGTATTCCTGGTGTCTTTACGCCAGTGAAGCATAATGATATGCTCTTAGTGGATGGAGCATTTGTTGATCCTGTCCCTGTAGAAGTCGTTCGAGAACTTGGTGCTACGGTTGTTATTGCAGTTGATGTAAGCCAACCTGCTGCAGAAATCAATTTGCCTAGCAAGAAGACAAATGAAGAGAATTCACTTATTCTCTCGCTTAAGAAGAACTTTGTGGATACTGAACGGGGGTACCTAAAAGAGTTTTTCAAAGCAAAAAAATATCCATTCCCTGGAATTATGTACCGAATTATCGATTTTATTTTTGACCGTTTACTCACAACACCGAAGATAGTCAAGGTATTATGTAATCAACAAACCCCGGAAATTGTGATGGTCATGACTAACTCAATGGACATTCTGGCTAATCAGTTGGCACAGGAAAAGTTAAAAACATCGAAGGTAGAGGTTCTTATCCATCCTAAACTTGAGGGAGTTGCATGGATTGAATTCGATCGAAGCACGTATATCATCAAACAAGGGGAACGTGCAGCCGAAGAACAGTTGCCCAAGATCATTGCATTACTTAAAAACAAAAAAGCTAAACGTTTTTAA
- a CDS encoding VTT domain-containing protein, with product MKKTLKKVWTKETIILASIFLVIVLVYLLINRIPSVHEALNNFNQLLVEKLVAYGILGSFIISIVANASLILQIPYYPAIIFLGSQAPNFGYLLLLTLVSGVGMMLGEIISYLIGRGAIWVIKAGKDKRSFRHIQEVIAHKPKLIPFLIFLFACTPLPDDLIMIPLGMINYDIKKIILPSLLGKTLLAGIFAFGGFYAYQLFSRFMQTNILEGSFLLLLFTVFVIIIIYKNEVSSS from the coding sequence ATGAAAAAAACACTCAAAAAAGTATGGACAAAAGAGACCATTATCTTAGCAAGCATATTCCTTGTTATTGTGTTAGTGTATCTTCTGATTAATAGGATCCCGAGTGTTCATGAAGCTCTCAACAATTTTAATCAGTTGTTAGTCGAAAAACTGGTTGCGTATGGCATTCTCGGTTCCTTTATTATAAGCATTGTTGCAAATGCTTCGTTAATCCTCCAGATACCCTATTACCCAGCCATCATATTCCTTGGAAGTCAAGCACCTAATTTTGGCTATCTCCTCTTGCTGACGCTTGTTTCAGGTGTTGGTATGATGCTTGGCGAGATCATTTCTTACCTTATAGGAAGGGGTGCAATTTGGGTGATAAAAGCAGGAAAAGATAAACGAAGCTTTAGGCATATCCAAGAGGTCATTGCACATAAACCAAAATTAATCCCGTTTCTGATCTTCCTCTTTGCCTGTACACCATTACCAGACGATCTGATCATGATCCCTCTAGGGATGATAAACTATGACATCAAGAAGATAATACTTCCCTCATTGCTTGGTAAAACACTCTTAGCAGGGATCTTTGCATTCGGTGGCTTCTATGCGTATCAATTGTTTTCTCGTTTTATGCAAACCAACATTCTTGAAGGCTCATTCTTATTATTATTGTTTACGGTATTTGTGATAATAATCATCTATAAAAATGAAGTAAGTTCTTCATAA
- a CDS encoding HAD family hydrolase, with the protein MTKLIIFDFWGTLVENGVFPSPTQQARSILGVRMSFVDFVIRFEKAFMLDKFPNLREAFTKVCEEFGIEPSEELLDDLVGMWNKNMLLAKPFSEVDDTLAELQKTYTLAIISNADCFSVEQVLDKYGLRKYFKSMRFSYQEGMLKLNPELFKHVLNDTNMKPEDAIMVGDSIHSDMLSAKQVGIAGILVDRKNKREFDYKVQRLDMLPQVIQAYDTTATD; encoded by the coding sequence ATGACAAAACTGATTATTTTTGATTTCTGGGGCACATTAGTGGAAAATGGAGTGTTTCCCAGCCCAACACAACAAGCCAGAAGTATACTCGGTGTCAGAATGAGCTTTGTGGATTTTGTGATACGCTTTGAAAAGGCCTTTATGCTCGATAAATTTCCGAATTTACGAGAAGCCTTCACCAAAGTATGTGAGGAGTTTGGCATTGAACCAAGCGAAGAACTCCTTGATGATCTCGTAGGCATGTGGAATAAAAATATGCTGCTGGCAAAGCCTTTTTCCGAGGTGGATGATACATTAGCCGAACTCCAAAAGACCTACACCTTAGCCATTATTTCGAATGCTGACTGTTTTTCTGTTGAACAGGTATTGGACAAGTATGGCTTACGAAAATATTTCAAAAGTATGCGATTTTCATACCAAGAGGGAATGCTTAAATTGAATCCAGAGCTCTTTAAACATGTCCTTAACGATACAAACATGAAGCCTGAAGATGCCATCATGGTAGGAGACAGCATCCATTCGGACATGCTTAGCGCCAAGCAGGTTGGCATTGCTGGGATTCTCGTTGACAGAAAAAATAAACGCGAATTTGACTACAAAGTACAACGACTGGATATGCTTCCACAGGTGATCCAAGCGTATGATACAACGGCAACAGATTAA